The DNA window TCTCTTTTTGTAATTCATGTTGCTTTTTGACCGTGCTGTTTCAGGCTGGTCTGTTAAACCAGTTTCACAGCTGACCTGCTGTGTACTTCCAGCACAATGGAGAATGAAACCGTTGCCTCTCAGATGCTAAGACTTCACTTTTGTCAATAAAGGCCTACTCAGTGCCACTGTGATGCCAAGAAAGAAGATATTTAATCAAACAGCAAGGGGCTCTCACCATGGTCTAGCACTGGCGTGCCTTGAGTACGGTACACATGAGCTGGCTATTGATTGTAAGATATACCTGTTTTTTCAATCAAGGACAAGGACCCACAGTTGTTGCATgatcaagatttaacattttcttGTAGTTTTGCATGTTTTTAGTTTGAAGTATTAGCACACTTTAAAATGCATAGGACTGCGCTGCATTTAATATTCTTCTGGTGCATTGAGAATATCACCTCCACGCCTTTAACACCGCAAACTAAACACGTCGTATCAGCATCACTAAACACAGGTTTATTGCTTGTGTCACAGACCCGATGAGCATTGATCCTGGACTGCATCATGTAAGACAATGTAGTTCATAGGTGCTTGTTGTTGGTCTGTGGCACACGCAATAAGAGTCTATTTAGAGATAcagctgtatttgtattgtaGGGCACTGGCGCTACCTGCTTCAGTTCAGATACATTGTAAGTATTGGACATGCTTAGGGCACTGACGCGACCTGCTGCAGCTCAGACACATTGTAAGTATCTCATAAAATACTTTCAGTTAACGGTTTCGATGATAGCATCAAAACCAGTGTTCAGAGCAGCTTTCCTCTGGATTTTGAAGCGAAAGACACAAGCCACTGTATTCATGCCAAACAGTTCATTAAACTCCCTTTCCAGAAACCAGTGCTGGTATTTGTGGTGAGAAGCCAACTCTCTATTGCACATGTCCTCATTATTATGTCTTGTGGAGTATTCaaaacactgagaaaaaaaaaaataataacataattataGAGATAATGCAACGGGGggaatatgaatatattaaaaaaaactaccaaaaaaacaaaaaaactctatCTAGTATGAAAAAGTCTAGTATGACTGTAATATTACAATTCCCTTGTGTTCTTATCAATGCAGACAAGCAGTGTAAATTCTAAATATCAACAAAAGCAATTTAATTACCATTAATATTTGCTGTACTAAAAAGTAAAAGAGTGATTCAACactttttatataatgccttCGTCATAACATGGGAAAGGGTACAGGTGAAGGAACAATGGGTTACAAccctttttaattttgcttatttttgaagTCCTCCTTGTACTTTATGTCCTAATCTGCTGAACTGTTAATAGAAAACAGACAGGGGGCTCTATTCAATAACCGTtttaacaagcaaaaaaaaacatttcaggaatGAATCGAAGTGTGAGGCTGAAGAGCAGGAGTAACAACCCAATATAAACAGTGCTCCACAGCtctctttttattttgtggtttttctAAATGCTTTTTCCCAGTTAAAAACGTGCATAAGTtccaatatgaaacaaaaataaagggcTTCTTTTTCAGTTCATTTGAGGTTGAGAACattatttgtctttttataaaTCTAAAAAGTATTGTCTAAAATGTCAAAATACCAAATTAATGTAAAGGGGGTTGTTttgttcctaaaaaaaaaacaaacaaacaaaaaaacatatttcaagcATTATATAAGTCCCAATAATGACATAGGAAGTGCCCAGTATTGTTAAAGTTGCAGTATACAGCGTCAGAACAAACatctcacatttaaaaaaaaactattattttaagcAAAAAATTTGGTTATCAAATTTGTAAAACTtctatttgaattgcttttttaaaattgttatattcaatttatttacagggatttttgttttgttttgtcttcagTAATAGAAGCACCATGATGTAAAAGCTGCAGAAACAGCTGTCCACCACAAGAGGGCGCTCAGAATGTTATTTCAGCAAGATTGGATCAAAACATTGAATTGAGGCATTTTTTTTAGGAGAGCGCTGAACGTGCAACActtgcttttaatatatattgacATTATATCTGAGCCCTAATGAAAACTCCTACACACTAATGCTCTACAAGAACGCACAATACTCTTGTGACGGAGAGTGCTTAAATACGTAACAagttaacaaaaatacatttatttaaataattataaataaaagatgatttgtaattcaataaataatgtgctgaaggttttatttaaaaattattatactGCATCTTTAAGTAatgcacttcatttaaaaaaaaaaaaaaaaaggttttaaagtgCATTAATTCACAAATAATGAACCACTTCATTCATCATTATTGTTCCCGTGCAATCACACTACAAACTACGTTCTGGCAATATAATATAACTGCAATCTAGCAGGTATTCCAtctaaaactatatttaatactGTCCAGCAgaacacatacaaacaaacaaagttaGTGTTCAACCCGGTTTTTGAACTCGTTCATTAGAAAAATATTTCAGCAGTCTTGGACATCAGCCATTTGAAGTAGTCATTGAGGTTTTGTACCTCAGCAAAAGGCAAGTCACTGATAGAAAGGAAAGTAGCTCTGTATGCCAGCTCTCCATCTGCTGGCTTTCAATGGGATTCTGTAGAAACACCAGTGAAACCAGCAGTTCTCCAGTTGATACCAGTATATGTCCAGTTTAAACCAGCATCTACTGGGGTCTACTGGATGTGTTTTCATCTCACAAATACGGGTGGGACCTGATCAAGAATATGCATTACTCCTAGATTACTGCCATTGTGCCATAAATACTTCATACTTTGGTCGTTCCAGATACCTTTCCTTAACATTGCACACAACACTATTTACTGCTCAATAACTTGAGTAGACTTGAATCTAATCCTGTCTCGCAATATGTGTTTCTAGCTTTAAACATtagaagggtttttttgtttgtatttttgtacccAAGTGGGTGTTTATCAATGTTTGATGTTTGCCAATTCAAAGCTGCAAAACTGAAATTACATCTTCAGTTCAATCACATTTTGGGGTTTAATGCAACACAAAATCCCTGGGTTATGGTGGTCGTTGTCAAGCCTTTTTTCCAGTACAATTGTGTGTTTCCATTCCCAGTTACAAGTGAGGGGAACACACAAAAAATCAATATATACAAAGTATTTATCCTGGAattactagtaaaaaaaaaaatgacagtctTTTACATATTGTGAACAAATAGAGGATTTGCAGTACCGGGGGGCTGGTAGAATGTGATGACTTAAAAACATTGGAGGGAAaagtgaataacatttaaaaacttttacaatgattaaaacatttaataaaagtgTATCCCGTTTTTAAAACAGGTTCAgcaatttgctttttaaaatgttccttttttaaaataacacattcagTTGCAACTGGGAATAGATTAATGCCATTCAGATAATTGAAAGTCAAgtaaaaagaaatgcatacatTTGCACTGGAAAACAAGGGCTTAACACTCAAAACCTGAGCCAATTAAACTATTTACCAATTCATAAAAGCAAAAACCTGCCAGAGGGCTAATGACTTCAAATTACAGGCTGATAGTGCAGTGTGGTGTCACAAGACTAGATCAGAAATACATCTCCAAAGAAGTCAAGAAAGAtacaaacaaaagtttaaaatacaagatGTCTCAAGAGAGGTGAGTGTCCTAGCTTCCATTGTGCCACCTTTaccctttttgttttcaaagtccTCAGCACGTAGGcctgacattttctttatttggaTGTTTCAGCTTCTAAACTCATTTCTTCTGTTTGAgagattatatttttttcttgacaCGAGGGAGGTGAAAAAGAAAATTGGGCGGTGTTCAGCACACAAAGGCCTTTGGcacaaatcaaaacaattacTCAGTATATATGTGTAAAGCTCTCAGCTTTCTTCTGTTCCAGAAAAGGCACCCATTTTGATATCTGAACTTATTTTGTGAGCAAGGTTGGAAGATTTCATAAACTTCCTCCgaaatgttattcattttcttttcctcTTTCATGAAACAATTATTTTTCCTTTCCATTACCAAAATCAAAAAGGACTTCCAAGAAGGTTTCCATTCCTCTAGTCCCAGTTTGAGACAATGGGGTGGCCACCCCTTAGCCTGCTTGCCAtccttttttattaataatatatgaaTGACTATTTATACAGTTTTAaagtatacattgtttttttagtAAACCAGTActaaaagtgtcttttttcttaTACTATGTCGTGTAATCcaatgtctttaaaaaatgtacatgttatgTATAAATAGATACACTGTtagttctttttttctaaataattggAAGGCACCCAGCCTTTCTGGGGATATCCACCACTGTCCAGGACTTGGCAGTACCACCACCCATTGGGATTACGTTCCAGAACTTCCAAGCATGTCCCTTCTGGGAATCCCATAGTCTCCTCATCCCCGTGGTAATCTGATATGGAAACGTAAACATCTTTGAGATTGTTCTGTATGAGCTGGCACTTCTCAACAGGCTTGGGTTTGGCAGAGGAGACGGGGATTCCATTTCTTTGAGAGGCTCTTCCCAGGGCATCGGTGCTGCCCGTGCCCACCTTGTCGGTTTGCTTTATGGCACTGAAGGAGGAGTTCCGTCTGACTGGCACGCCAGACCTGAGCTGGTCAGTGGAGTTCAGGGACTCGTTTCTCCGCAGGGACCACGAAAGGAGGTTGGTTTCCTTGGCAGGAGCGGAAACAAACACTGATTGAGGTCTCACTGCCAACTGGCGAACCCCGTTTCTCATTTTGACCGAACCATTCACCAAGCTTGTTGGTTTGGAAAAACCTCCTGGTGGTTTGGATGGAATGGGTGGGATGGCCTTCTTCATGCTTTGATTGATGTTGTTCAGGGCCTGAACCCTCTTCTCGTTTTTTTCCAGGCTGTTGGACTTGCTTATGCTACCCTGTTTGGTAGGAGTACCTTCAGACTCTGACCCTGCAGCATCTGCCTTGTTGTTCACAGGCTCCAAGAAGTATGCAGGAGCCCATCCTTCAGCTTCTTCACACCGGATATACCACCACCCACTTTCCTGCTTGTCCACAACCTCTACCTCCACTCCTGCAGCAAAGCTTATTTCAGACTCTTGCACCTTATCGTAGCGGTCAGTGGTTCTGTAAATGGGCTCAAAGTCTGAGTCACCTCTGCTTCCTTTGGAATAGGTGCTTGATAGGTCAGAAGTGCTTCTAGAATATACAGAGTCTTCTGAGGAGATCACTGATGCAGTTTCTAAATCCTCGCCTTTAGATGCTTTGAGCTGGAGCTGCCCTGTACGGCGCAGCTGATGCCTCAGGGTGCTAATATCCATTTTCTCTGAGCCCTGACTCTCTGATTTGGCAAGCAGAGGTTTAGGCCTGACCAGCGGCTTGGGTTTGGTGGAAGGGCTCTGACCAATCTTCTGTTCCACGTCCTTCCATGCCCCAATCTTCACTGCTCCCCGAGTGCTGGCATCTGAAGCTGTTCGAGGCTTGCTCTCCTCATGTTTGGGAAGCGACTGGCTTCTTGCTAGCTCTGGCTGGATGTTTTTCACAACTCTTCCGCTTCCAAGTGAAGATCTGGTGGAGGAGGCCTTGCGGAGCATGGACAGCGAGTTGCTTTTCTGAGAATCCGAATCCCCGCTGGATTCTTTGCTGGAGGCTGTGTCTTCATAATGTCTGAAGCCATCATTTTCGTAGATAGTCTCCTCCTCCTGAGCAACATCCTCATAGGACTCGCCAACCTTAAATCTGGCTTTCTGGAGAGAGGAAGCAGGACTGGGATTGGATGACAGAAGGGAACTCTTCCCAGAGATCACATTTTCATTCTTTACCTCAGGTGGCTTATCTCTCTTTAAAGAGCCAGACTCAGGCTCTAGATCACAACCAATGGCAGGGATGTCATACTCTGGTTCCTCGTACACAGGTTTTTGTGGGGAATCTGGGGCCTTGCCTTGTGAGTTGCTGCTGGAAGGGGCGGTTTCCTCAGGTTCCTGCTTTTTGACTGGTGGAGCTGGGGGAGGGATCGTTGGCCTAGTCAGGGTGCTGGTTCTCCTGTTCAGGTTGGGTTTCTTTCTTTTGTCGATGTAGGAACAGGGCGCCCAGCCTTCCTTTTCCCCAATCTGAACATACCACCAGCCGCCCGAGTTCTTCTCTATAACCTAAAAAGAGAACAAATGTAAAAAGCCATTAGAATCTCATTGTGGAACCAACCAGGGGTCTTTGTTAGTACTACAACAATACAAGCCAAAAATCAAAGGCATTCCTGAGTTACTGCTGTAGACAAACCAAAACGGTCAGTTTCTCCTGACATCGTAATGTCTGTAATGAGAAATCTGTTGCAAAGTCATCTTTGCATTCTTAACATTTTGTAATGAGaaacaagaacacatttgtaCCTTAATCCCTACTTATATAGGCTTGAAACACTACAGATTGTACAAGCAAATTCTTAAAAGTATGACATTTTGAAACACTTACTGCAGCCTTCTGTCCTCCACGGAAGCTGATGCCATCAGATATACAAGACTGAAACTCGGCTATGGTGTAATACTCTACTTCAACAGTAGGGGGCTCTGGTGGCTTTGGTAACTGGAATCCCTGAGAAGAACACATGCAAATTAAAACATGAATCAATATTCTTCTGACAATAGTTTCTATCTAGTAATTTAGcaagctatttatttatattatgggtaacttcatttaaaaaaacatgtaaccaAGGAAATCATTTAATACCAATGACAGCAACATCATGCTGTACAATTACATTACACATGTCTGTGTTTCATACTAAATACCTTTATTTACAGATAAAGTGCTTGCTtagaaaaactgtttaaatggTAAATCAATTGACCAATAATTAGTAAGAATTAGGAGCAGGTGTACCCCTCTTTATGTACACCCGATGTTATGTTATGTATTATCAGAGAATCAGAAGGCAATATAAATGCATTACTGGTAAACTTACACTGAGGTGATGCAAAGAATGGAAGGTTTAAAATGGCTTCTCAGGTGAATAAATGTGAAAGCAGGAATACTAACCAGACTGGCTTCTCTTCTTGGTGGGGGCTTCTGCCTTAGGTTTGGTGAACCTTGGGGGAGAGACAGAAGTGATGTTCAGCCATGTGAGTACAATATTAGCAATGGCAGCGTGTGTATGTGCACTGGGATCCCAAGGCacttttaagatttatttttacactgcAATTTTAAACCACCAGGTGTCAGTGTAACTTCAGGGACAATGAAGAGGCAAACCACTGGAGAATGCTGGAATCACAATCTTAATGCAGATGTGCCTGCGCGGTCCAATTACAGAATAGTTAGACCCTGTTACATCACATCACTCTGCTGCAGACTATCACTCAATCCACTACTAGTTGTAATGGAATCAGACTCATATAAAAACATTCCATCACAATGGTAACCATGGAAAGTATAAGAGAGAAAGAAAACTTGATTAATTCTTAAGAGGCGTGTGTTAAGTATTTCCTTAAAAGTTAGTGCCCCAAATGTATATACAAATTAATGAAGGTCCTTATTTTTGTTAGGATCCCAAGATGAAAAAATGCCTCTTCTATTTGGGGTTAACATTGGAAAATTAAAACagcctaaccctatccctaaccctcaccctaaccttaACCACAGGCTGATaggataaataaataaggaaccCAGTTTTGACATTTGTAGCGGGCGTTCTGAAATGCAAGCAAATCACAAAGTGACTCCCCCTTTCTCCCTCTGAGTGTTTGTACTCACTGATCTCAACTCTTTGAGGAGCGATGCGGGCCACAGCTGGGGATCCCTGGACAGTCCTGCTGCCCTGTTTGTCCTGCAGGGCGGTGATTCTGCAGCTGGTGTCCTCGCAGGGGATGGGGGGGCTGATCTCCTTCTTGGTGACTGGGGGCTCCTCCGCGTCAGTGTCTGTCTGCACGTCCTTCTCGCTCACCTGCTTCTTGTTCAGGAGGTTGCTGATCTCCATGATGTTTCCGATGATCTCCACAGGGCCAGTCAGAGTTTTCTTCCGTGGGGAAAGATCATCCTTCATCTTTTTCAGGTATGATGCGGGAGCCCAGCCTTCTTTGCCAAGGTGCCTGATGGAGAGTAAAAGGGATTGATGGGATCCACTAGCCCCAGTACTGTGTTAATGTAGAACATTACTGCGTGGGGCTGCCATATGCAATGCTGCAGGTTTGGGTTCAGGAGAAAGGAAAGTCCTACAGAGATGTGCATTAATAATAAGCACTGTTTTGTAATCACCCCATTAGGAAGTGAAGTGAATTTTTGAACCAGGATACATTTAACATCATTAACTCACCAGtaggtggggggaggggggaggaaaCAGGACTCAATGCAGCCACAGTATTGGACAGTGTAGGGAAAGACCATTATGCTAAAAGGACTATACCTTTTAAGGTCGTACAGTAGATCATTGAAACCATTTTCTTAAACATAACATATTAACCAATACAAGcaactacagtaaaataaaacaccgTATACCTCCTGTCTATCTGCTTTAGTTTTTGCAGCAAGGAAGAGTGCTGATATTAGTCTACTGATTCTGCAAGAATAAtcagttaatcaactaatcagtTTTTTCAGATGGTAAAAGTCTTTAcatgtggattattattattattattattattattattattattattatt is part of the Polyodon spathula isolate WHYD16114869_AA chromosome 13, ASM1765450v1, whole genome shotgun sequence genome and encodes:
- the LOC121325539 gene encoding SH3 and PX domain-containing protein 2A-like isoform X4 yields the protein MSFCCCFFFRGYGTSKRKSGADNSDPMVLEQYVVVANYEKQENSEISLQAGEVVDVIEKSESGWWFVSTAEEQGWVPATYLDSQNGTRDDLELSTARSGEEEKYITVLPYTSQSKDEIGFEKGVTVEVIQRNLEGWWYIRHLGKEGWAPASYLKKMKDDLSPRKKTLTGPVEIIGNIMEISNLLNKKQVSEKDVQTDTDAEEPPVTKKEISPPIPCEDTSCRITALQDKQGSRTVQGSPAVARIAPQRVEISSPNLRQKPPPRREASLGFQLPKPPEPPTVEVEYYTIAEFQSCISDGISFRGGQKAAVIEKNSGGWWYVQIGEKEGWAPCSYIDKRKKPNLNRRTSTLTRPTIPPPAPPVKKQEPEETAPSSSNSQGKAPDSPQKPVYEEPEYDIPAIGCDLEPESGSLKRDKPPEVKNENVISGKSSLLSSNPSPASSLQKARFKVGESYEDVAQEEETIYENDGFRHYEDTASSKESSGDSDSQKSNSLSMLRKASSTRSSLGSGRVVKNIQPELARSQSLPKHEESKPRTASDASTRGAVKIGAWKDVEQKIGQSPSTKPKPLVRPKPLLAKSESQGSEKMDISTLRHQLRRTGQLQLKASKGEDLETASVISSEDSVYSRSTSDLSSTYSKGSRGDSDFEPIYRTTDRYDKVQESEISFAAGVEVEVVDKQESGWWYIRCEEAEGWAPAYFLEPVNNKADAAGSESEGTPTKQGSISKSNSLEKNEKRVQALNNINQSMKKAIPPIPSKPPGGFSKPTSLVNGSVKMRNGVRQLAVRPQSVFVSAPAKETNLLSWSLRRNESLNSTDQLRSGVPVRRNSSFSAIKQTDKVGTGSTDALGRASQRNGIPVSSAKPKPVEKCQLIQNNLKDVYVSISDYHGDEETMGFPEGTCLEVLERNPNGWWYCQVLDSGGYPQKGWVPSNYLEKKN
- the LOC121325539 gene encoding SH3 and PX domain-containing protein 2A-like isoform X3, with the translated sequence MASRVPGCRSRGAVAGSWLTACFFPSPGADNSDPMVLEQYVVVANYEKQENSEISLQAGEVVDVIEKSESGWWFVSTAEEQGWVPATYLDSQNGTRDDLELSTARSGEEEKYITVLPYTSQSKDEIGFEKGVTVEVIQRNLEGWWYIRHLGKEGWAPASYLKKMKDDLSPRKKTLTGPVEIIGNIMEISNLLNKKQVSEKDVQTDTDAEEPPVTKKEISPPIPCEDTSCRITALQDKQGSRTVQGSPAVARIAPQRVEISSPNLRQKPPPRREASLGFQLPKPPEPPTVEVEYYTIAEFQSCISDGISFRGGQKAAVIEKNSGGWWYVQIGEKEGWAPCSYIDKRKKPNLNRRTSTLTRPTIPPPAPPVKKQEPEETAPSSSNSQGKAPDSPQKPVYEEPEYDIPAIGCDLEPESGSLKRDKPPEVKNENVISGKSSLLSSNPSPASSLQKARFKVGESYEDVAQEEETIYENDGFRHYEDTASSKESSGDSDSQKSNSLSMLRKASSTRSSLGSGRVVKNIQPELARSQSLPKHEESKPRTASDASTRGAVKIGAWKDVEQKIGQSPSTKPKPLVRPKPLLAKSESQGSEKMDISTLRHQLRRTGQLQLKASKGEDLETASVISSEDSVYSRSTSDLSSTYSKGSRGDSDFEPIYRTTDRYDKVQESEISFAAGVEVEVVDKQESGWWYIRCEEAEGWAPAYFLEPVNNKADAAGSESEGTPTKQGSISKSNSLEKNEKRVQALNNINQSMKKAIPPIPSKPPGGFSKPTSLVNGSVKMRNGVRQLAVRPQSVFVSAPAKETNLLSWSLRRNESLNSTDQLRSGVPVRRNSSFSAIKQTDKVGTGSTDALGRASQRNGIPVSSAKPKPVEKCQLIQNNLKDVYVSISDYHGDEETMGFPEGTCLEVLERNPNGWWYCQVLDSGGYPQKGWVPSNYLEKKN
- the LOC121325539 gene encoding SH3 and PX domain-containing protein 2A-like isoform X2 — encoded protein: MQILDKFPIEGGQKDPKQRIIPFLPGKILFRRSHVRDVAIKRLKPIDEYCRSLVRLPSLVSQSEYVLQFFETRPDDLNPPKEGYGTSKRKSGADNSDPMVLEQYVVVANYEKQENSEISLQAGEVVDVIEKSESGWWFVSTAEEQGWVPATYLDSQNGTRDDLELSTARSGEVTKRRKAHQKRLDRRWTLGGIVNRQQSREEKYITVLPYTSQSKDEIGFEKGVTVEVIQRNLEGWWYIRHLGKEGWAPASYLKKMKDDLSPRKKTLTGPVEIIGNIMEISNLLNKKQVSEKDVQTDTDAEEPPVTKKEISPPIPCEDTSCRITALQDKQGSRTVQGSPAVARIAPQRVEISSPNLRQKPPPRREASLGFQLPKPPEPPTVEVEYYTIAEFQSCISDGISFRGGQKAAVIEKNSGGWWYVQIGEKEGWAPCSYIDKRKKPNLNRRTSTLTRPTIPPPAPPVKKQEPEETAPSSSNSQGKAPDSPQKPVYEEPEYDIPAIGCDLEPESGSLKRDKPPEVKNENVISGKSSLLSSNPSPASSLQKARFKVGESYEDVAQEEETIYENDGFRHYEDTASSKESSGDSDSQKSNSLSMLRKASSTRSSLGSGRVVKNIQPELARSQSLPKHEESKPRTASDASTRGAVKIGAWKDVEQKIGQSPSTKPKPLVRPKPLLAKSESQGSEKMDISTLRHQLRRTGQLQLKASKGEDLETASVISSEDSVYSRSTSDLSSTYSKGSRGDSDFEPIYRTTDRYDKVQESEISFAAGVEVEVVDKQESGWWYIRCEEAEGWAPAYFLEPVNNKADAAGSESEGTPTKQGSISKSNSLEKNEKRVQALNNINQSMKKAIPPIPSKPPGGFSKPTSLVNGSVKMRNGVRQLAVRPQSVFVSAPAKETNLLSWSLRRNESLNSTDQLRSGVPVRRNSSFSAIKQTDKVGTGSTDALGRASQRNGIPVSSAKPKPVEKCQLIQNNLKDVYVSISDYHGDEETMGFPEGTCLEVLERNPNGWWYCQVLDSGGYPQKGWVPSNYLEKKN
- the LOC121325539 gene encoding SH3 and PX domain-containing protein 2A-like isoform X1, giving the protein MQILDKFPIEGGQKDPKQRIIPFLPGKILFRRSHVRDVAIKRLKPIDEYCRSLVRLPSLVSQSEYVLQFFETRPDDLNPPKEGYGTSKRKSVWMYRLSESPKKGAPGADNSDPMVLEQYVVVANYEKQENSEISLQAGEVVDVIEKSESGWWFVSTAEEQGWVPATYLDSQNGTRDDLELSTARSGEVTKRRKAHQKRLDRRWTLGGIVNRQQSREEKYITVLPYTSQSKDEIGFEKGVTVEVIQRNLEGWWYIRHLGKEGWAPASYLKKMKDDLSPRKKTLTGPVEIIGNIMEISNLLNKKQVSEKDVQTDTDAEEPPVTKKEISPPIPCEDTSCRITALQDKQGSRTVQGSPAVARIAPQRVEISSPNLRQKPPPRREASLGFQLPKPPEPPTVEVEYYTIAEFQSCISDGISFRGGQKAAVIEKNSGGWWYVQIGEKEGWAPCSYIDKRKKPNLNRRTSTLTRPTIPPPAPPVKKQEPEETAPSSSNSQGKAPDSPQKPVYEEPEYDIPAIGCDLEPESGSLKRDKPPEVKNENVISGKSSLLSSNPSPASSLQKARFKVGESYEDVAQEEETIYENDGFRHYEDTASSKESSGDSDSQKSNSLSMLRKASSTRSSLGSGRVVKNIQPELARSQSLPKHEESKPRTASDASTRGAVKIGAWKDVEQKIGQSPSTKPKPLVRPKPLLAKSESQGSEKMDISTLRHQLRRTGQLQLKASKGEDLETASVISSEDSVYSRSTSDLSSTYSKGSRGDSDFEPIYRTTDRYDKVQESEISFAAGVEVEVVDKQESGWWYIRCEEAEGWAPAYFLEPVNNKADAAGSESEGTPTKQGSISKSNSLEKNEKRVQALNNINQSMKKAIPPIPSKPPGGFSKPTSLVNGSVKMRNGVRQLAVRPQSVFVSAPAKETNLLSWSLRRNESLNSTDQLRSGVPVRRNSSFSAIKQTDKVGTGSTDALGRASQRNGIPVSSAKPKPVEKCQLIQNNLKDVYVSISDYHGDEETMGFPEGTCLEVLERNPNGWWYCQVLDSGGYPQKGWVPSNYLEKKN
- the LOC121325539 gene encoding SH3 and PX domain-containing protein 2A-like isoform X5; its protein translation is MYRLSESPKKGAPGADNSDPMVLEQYVVVANYEKQENSEISLQAGEVVDVIEKSESGWWFVSTAEEQGWVPATYLDSQNGTRDDLELSTARSGEEEKYITVLPYTSQSKDEIGFEKGVTVEVIQRNLEGWWYIRHLGKEGWAPASYLKKMKDDLSPRKKTLTGPVEIIGNIMEISNLLNKKQVSEKDVQTDTDAEEPPVTKKEISPPIPCEDTSCRITALQDKQGSRTVQGSPAVARIAPQRVEISSPNLRQKPPPRREASLGFQLPKPPEPPTVEVEYYTIAEFQSCISDGISFRGGQKAAVIEKNSGGWWYVQIGEKEGWAPCSYIDKRKKPNLNRRTSTLTRPTIPPPAPPVKKQEPEETAPSSSNSQGKAPDSPQKPVYEEPEYDIPAIGCDLEPESGSLKRDKPPEVKNENVISGKSSLLSSNPSPASSLQKARFKVGESYEDVAQEEETIYENDGFRHYEDTASSKESSGDSDSQKSNSLSMLRKASSTRSSLGSGRVVKNIQPELARSQSLPKHEESKPRTASDASTRGAVKIGAWKDVEQKIGQSPSTKPKPLVRPKPLLAKSESQGSEKMDISTLRHQLRRTGQLQLKASKGEDLETASVISSEDSVYSRSTSDLSSTYSKGSRGDSDFEPIYRTTDRYDKVQESEISFAAGVEVEVVDKQESGWWYIRCEEAEGWAPAYFLEPVNNKADAAGSESEGTPTKQGSISKSNSLEKNEKRVQALNNINQSMKKAIPPIPSKPPGGFSKPTSLVNGSVKMRNGVRQLAVRPQSVFVSAPAKETNLLSWSLRRNESLNSTDQLRSGVPVRRNSSFSAIKQTDKVGTGSTDALGRASQRNGIPVSSAKPKPVEKCQLIQNNLKDVYVSISDYHGDEETMGFPEGTCLEVLERNPNGWWYCQVLDSGGYPQKGWVPSNYLEKKN